TTCAGAAGTTTTAGGAGTGGCACAGTTCATTGGTTTTATCCCATAGGTAAGTAGAGATGTCCTTCACCCCATACTTCCATTGTTTTTGATCTTCGATCCATAAAGACGGTGTGGCTTCTATTAAGAAAACTTTACTTCTGCTGTGATCATAAATTTGAGTTTGGATTCCTTTAAGAGAGACCAGTTTAGCTCTGATTTTTTGCCTGTCCCCAAAAGCCAGCACGGCGACATTTTTATTTAATTGCTCTTTATTCTTACACTCTTTGCCCATCTTTTTAACCAAACGAACGCACGACTTGCATTCCTCATCAAACACCAGAATCAAAGGGCGCTTTAAATATTTCGACACCGCACCCATGACTTCATGTTGAGACATCTGCACTTTGGTGGTGACGGGAGGTTCCTTTGTGTCTGGTGTGAGATGGACTGCTGTAGGGGCGCTTCTTTCAGGATTAAGGACGACGTGAGAATCGGATGCGAGACGAGCCGAAGCCATAGAAGGTGTGACGGACAGCTCTGCTGTAGGGACTGGTTTCATAGCTTGAGCAGCCATAAACGAAGTCACAACAAAATACAGAATGAACTTTATAAGCACGAAGGCTCCTCCAAAGCTAATTGATCTTATACACAATGGGGACTTCCACTCGGTACTGACTGACAGAGCTTGGAAGTTCTTTAAAAGGCGATAGCGAACGCACGTGATTGATGGCCGCCACATCTAAAGTTTTATAATTTGAAGACTGCTTGATTTTAAGTTCTTTGATTAAACCTTTGGCATCAATCTCAAGGACTAAAACCACCATGCCCTCTTGTCTGAGCTTCTCTGCCATGCGGGGATATTGTTTGGAATTATTGAGATAATTGGACAAGTAATCTTTGTAAGACATTAAGATTCTTTTGGTTTCGCCATCTAAAGCGCCTGCACCTTCTCGGTCTTCATGATCCGTTCCGAGTGGGTCCCCGCCATCCTGAGGAGCCACCTTCAGAGTATTCGTTGACAGATTTGAGGTGGCTTTTGCTGAAATTGTGTTCTTTTCAGCCGTAGCCTCTTCAGCCCTTTTGATCTTTTTTCGGACCACTTTGGCCTTTTCAAAATCCTTCGGGTTAAATCTGACATTGTCCATGGTGACATCCACAAGCTCGACATTAAAACCCTCTATGATGGGGTTGGCCTTATAAGTAGAAAGATCAGCGTCCCAGAGTAAAGGGACAAAAAGAAGTGCTAACATTACCCCATGCAAGGCTAGGCTTAGGAGGAAAAAACCACCTCCACCATTTTTTGAATCTGAACCTTTTAAATACGATGTCTTCACGTCTTGGTTTTTACACCATCTGGGGCTCTGTGGCAATATTGC
The genomic region above belongs to Pseudobdellovibrionaceae bacterium and contains:
- a CDS encoding TonB family protein: MLALLFVPLLWDADLSTYKANPIIEGFNVELVDVTMDNVRFNPKDFEKAKVVRKKIKRAEEATAEKNTISAKATSNLSTNTLKVAPQDGGDPLGTDHEDREGAGALDGETKRILMSYKDYLSNYLNNSKQYPRMAEKLRQEGMVVLVLEIDAKGLIKELKIKQSSNYKTLDVAAINHVRSLSPFKELPSSVSQYRVEVPIVYKIN